In Synechococcus sp. KORDI-52, one genomic interval encodes:
- a CDS encoding cob(I)yrinic acid a,c-diamide adenosyltransferase, with protein MPRSIGIVTAADSRERSHGQLHIYDGEGKGKSQAALGVVLRTIGLGICEQRQTRVLLLRFLKGPGRAYDEDAAIEALQQGFPHLIDHLRTGRADHFTADEATRFDRDEAQRGWVIAKGAIASALYSVVVLDELNPVLDLGLLDLDDVVRTLSNRPEGMEIIVTGRAAPAPLVRGADLHSEMRAHRRPGMNDNRVVPLNVSSGIEIYTGEGKGKSTSALGKALQAIGRGISQDKSHRVLILQWLKGGSGYTEDAAIAALRESYPHLVDHLRSGRDAIVWRGQQEPIDYVEAERAWEIARAAISSGLYKTVILDELNPTVDLELLPVEPILQTLLRKPVETEVIITGRCKNPPAYFDLASIHSEMVCHKHYAEQGVDLKRGVDY; from the coding sequence ATGCCTCGAAGCATCGGCATTGTCACCGCAGCGGACAGCCGCGAGCGCAGCCACGGACAGCTGCACATCTATGACGGCGAGGGCAAGGGCAAGAGCCAGGCAGCCCTTGGGGTTGTGCTGCGCACGATTGGGCTCGGCATCTGTGAGCAGCGGCAGACCCGGGTGCTGCTGTTGCGCTTCCTCAAAGGCCCAGGCAGGGCCTACGACGAGGATGCGGCCATCGAGGCCTTGCAACAGGGTTTCCCCCATCTGATCGACCACCTGCGCACAGGGAGGGCCGATCACTTCACCGCCGACGAAGCCACCCGATTCGACCGGGATGAAGCCCAGCGGGGCTGGGTGATTGCCAAAGGCGCCATCGCCAGTGCCCTCTACTCGGTGGTGGTTCTGGACGAGCTGAATCCGGTTCTGGACCTCGGCCTGCTGGATCTGGACGACGTGGTCCGCACCCTCAGCAACCGGCCGGAAGGGATGGAAATCATCGTCACCGGACGGGCTGCACCGGCCCCTTTGGTGCGTGGGGCCGACCTCCACTCCGAAATGCGGGCCCATCGCCGTCCGGGCATGAACGACAACCGGGTTGTGCCTCTCAATGTGAGCAGCGGTATCGAGATCTACACCGGTGAAGGCAAAGGCAAATCAACCAGTGCTCTCGGGAAAGCGCTGCAGGCCATCGGGCGGGGCATCAGCCAGGACAAGAGCCATCGGGTCTTGATCCTGCAATGGCTCAAAGGCGGCAGCGGCTACACCGAAGATGCAGCCATCGCCGCCCTGCGCGAGAGCTATCCCCACCTGGTGGACCACCTCCGCTCCGGCCGCGATGCCATCGTCTGGCGGGGCCAGCAGGAACCGATTGATTACGTGGAAGCCGAGCGGGCCTGGGAGATCGCACGGGCCGCCATCTCAAGCGGCCTCTACAAGACCGTGATCCTCGATGAGTTGAACCCCACGGTCGACCTGGAGCTGCTGCCCGTCGAACCGATCTTGCAGACCCTGCTGCGCAAACCGGTGGAAACTGAGGTGATCATCACGGGGCGCTGCAAAAACCCTCCGGCCTATTTCGATCTGGCCAGCATCCATTCAGAGATGGTGTGCCACAAGCACTACGCCGAACAGGGCGTCGACCTGAAGCGAGGGGTGGATTACTAA
- the moeB gene encoding molybdopterin-synthase adenylyltransferase MoeB, which translates to MHDQPMLSADERGRYARHLILPEVGPVGQLRLKSASVLCVGSGGLGSPLLLYLAAAGVGRIGIVDGDVVELSNLQRQVIHSSSGVGRSKARSAEARIHDLNPHCQVEVHEHMLDVGNALDLIADYDLVCDGTDNFPSRYLINDACVLLGKPLVYGSVQRFDGQVSVFNRTPTSPNYRDLLPEPPPPDAVPSCSEAGVMGVMPGLIGLLQATEAIKLITGIGECLDGRLLVVDALAMRFRELTLRVDPDRAKVESLIDYRQFCRPASSEMEAITVTELKALLDSAPGEIALVDVRNPAEAEVASIEGSHLVPLASLESGEAIDRVRGLAAGRRLLVHCKLGGRSARAVELLAQQGIAATNVTGGIDAWSQQVDPAIPRY; encoded by the coding sequence ATGCATGACCAACCGATGCTGAGTGCTGATGAGCGGGGGCGCTACGCCCGCCATCTGATCCTTCCCGAGGTTGGTCCAGTCGGTCAGCTCCGGTTGAAATCCGCGTCTGTGCTCTGTGTTGGCAGCGGCGGGCTGGGATCTCCCCTGCTGCTGTACCTGGCGGCGGCCGGCGTCGGCCGCATCGGAATCGTGGACGGTGATGTGGTGGAGCTCTCCAACCTCCAGCGCCAGGTGATCCATAGCTCCAGTGGGGTTGGCCGCTCGAAGGCCCGCTCAGCTGAAGCACGGATCCACGACCTCAACCCCCACTGCCAGGTGGAGGTGCATGAACACATGCTGGATGTGGGCAATGCCCTGGACCTCATCGCTGATTACGACCTGGTCTGTGACGGCACCGACAACTTTCCCAGCCGGTATCTCATCAACGACGCCTGTGTGTTGCTGGGCAAGCCCCTCGTCTATGGCTCCGTGCAGCGCTTTGACGGCCAGGTCAGCGTCTTCAACCGCACGCCGACGAGCCCCAATTACCGCGATCTGCTGCCGGAACCACCTCCGCCGGACGCCGTTCCGTCCTGTTCGGAGGCTGGGGTGATGGGTGTGATGCCGGGACTGATCGGTCTGCTTCAGGCCACCGAAGCGATCAAACTGATCACCGGCATTGGCGAGTGCCTGGACGGTCGGCTGCTCGTGGTTGACGCCCTGGCGATGCGATTTCGCGAACTCACGCTCCGCGTTGATCCCGACCGAGCGAAGGTCGAGAGCCTGATTGACTACCGCCAGTTCTGCCGTCCGGCGTCATCGGAGATGGAAGCCATCACTGTCACAGAGCTGAAGGCCTTGCTCGACTCTGCTCCAGGCGAGATTGCGCTGGTTGATGTGCGCAATCCTGCTGAAGCAGAGGTGGCTTCGATTGAAGGAAGCCACTTGGTGCCGTTGGCCTCGCTGGAGAGTGGAGAGGCGATCGATCGTGTTCGTGGTTTGGCGGCGGGACGACGCCTTTTGGTGCACTGCAAGCTCGGGGGGCGCTCAGCGCGTGCCGTTGAGCTGTTGGCTCAGCAGGGAATCGCGGCCACAAATGTGACCGGTGGAATTGATGCCTGGTCGCAGCAGGTGGATCCTGCAATCCCTCGCTACTGA
- a CDS encoding M67 family metallopeptidase has protein sequence MLQIDYRCHTDLRRILLAPHPEEGCALLLGQRTNSGCLRLTTTWPCCNVWGRGASGQRPVHDRCRRFLVDPREQLAAQRWARDRHQRCLGVAHSHPASEPVPSPHDRRWGEAESVMLILSASLGFRAWWLHGDRRVDEIPIQLWDTHNDA, from the coding sequence GTGCTGCAAATTGATTACCGATGCCACACGGATCTGCGCCGCATTTTGTTGGCGCCCCATCCCGAAGAAGGCTGTGCCTTGCTGCTGGGACAGCGGACGAATTCAGGGTGTTTGAGGCTGACCACGACCTGGCCCTGTTGCAATGTCTGGGGACGGGGGGCATCCGGGCAGCGGCCCGTTCATGACCGTTGCAGACGGTTTCTGGTGGATCCGAGGGAGCAGTTAGCCGCCCAGCGATGGGCCCGGGATCGCCATCAACGTTGTCTTGGCGTGGCCCACTCCCATCCGGCATCCGAGCCCGTGCCCTCGCCCCACGATCGGCGCTGGGGGGAGGCGGAGAGTGTGATGCTGATTCTCTCGGCCTCGCTCGGCTTCAGGGCCTGGTGGCTTCATGGCGACCGCAGGGTGGATGAAATCCCGATTCAGCTCTGGGACACTCACAACGATGCATGA
- a CDS encoding CAAD domain-containing protein, producing MSDATTEVKDAATTVTTPVDAPAQDDTTSFAERYSDVLGKVNDTLDQVDWSQMGRIGKIVGIFAAVIIAQILIKGILDTINLLPIVPGLLELLGVVVVGQWSWKNLTTSDKRNALVQRVQTLREEYLG from the coding sequence ATGAGTGACGCCACCACTGAAGTAAAGGATGCCGCCACAACCGTGACGACACCCGTCGACGCTCCTGCTCAGGACGACACCACCTCCTTTGCTGAGCGCTACAGCGACGTTCTCGGAAAGGTGAACGACACCCTCGACCAGGTTGATTGGAGTCAGATGGGACGGATCGGCAAGATCGTCGGCATCTTTGCGGCCGTGATCATTGCTCAGATCCTGATCAAGGGAATCCTCGACACGATCAATCTGCTGCCGATCGTTCCAGGGCTGCTTGAACTGCTCGGCGTGGTTGTGGTTGGTCAGTGGAGCTGGAAGAACCTCACCACCAGCGACAAGCGCAATGCCCTGGTGCAGCGTGTTCAAACCCTCCGCGAAGAGTACCTGGGCTGA
- a CDS encoding fructosamine kinase family protein translates to MNSELRRDLTAEDGPLAGAVITEVSPVGGGCIHQAWKLCLGDGQVLFAKSGGASALPLFEVEAEALEALHAQADASFLVVPQPIALAVLPHGAVLLLPWLDCGGNDQTALGRGLALLHQSSMASSPARFGWHRDGFIGAGPQPGGWRDDWGSAFVELRLRPQLEALDGLQQDSTDLIPLLLRLAEHLNEHQPHPALVHGDLWGGNAASLSDGRGSIFDPASWWADREVDLAMTRLFGGFGEAFRSGYRDVLPDPPDADGRVEIYNLYHLLNHANLFGGSYLSQCRASLRELARRL, encoded by the coding sequence ATGAACAGCGAACTGCGCCGGGATCTCACCGCGGAGGACGGGCCGTTGGCGGGGGCTGTGATCACGGAGGTCTCCCCCGTGGGTGGGGGCTGCATTCATCAGGCCTGGAAGCTTTGCCTCGGTGATGGCCAGGTGTTGTTTGCCAAAAGCGGTGGCGCCAGCGCGCTGCCTCTATTTGAGGTGGAGGCGGAGGCCCTTGAGGCCCTGCATGCCCAAGCCGATGCCTCGTTCCTGGTTGTGCCGCAGCCCATCGCCCTGGCGGTACTGCCCCATGGTGCGGTGCTGCTGTTGCCCTGGTTGGATTGCGGTGGCAACGACCAAACAGCTCTCGGCCGGGGTTTGGCACTGCTGCATCAGTCGTCGATGGCCTCCAGCCCAGCTCGTTTTGGCTGGCACCGTGACGGCTTCATTGGCGCTGGACCTCAACCGGGGGGGTGGCGCGATGACTGGGGCTCGGCCTTCGTGGAGCTCAGGCTGCGCCCGCAACTGGAAGCTCTGGATGGTTTGCAGCAGGATTCAACGGACCTCATACCGTTGTTGCTGCGCCTCGCCGAGCATCTGAACGAGCATCAACCACACCCGGCCTTGGTGCACGGTGATCTCTGGGGTGGGAATGCCGCCAGCCTGAGCGATGGACGGGGAAGTATTTTTGATCCTGCCAGCTGGTGGGCTGATCGGGAAGTTGATCTGGCCATGACCCGGCTTTTTGGCGGCTTTGGCGAAGCCTTCAGGTCGGGCTATCGGGACGTGCTGCCAGATCCTCCTGACGCTGACGGTCGGGTGGAGATCTACAACCTCTACCACCTGCTCAACCATGCCAATTTGTTTGGGGGGAGTTATCTAAGCCAATGCCGAGCCAGTCTCAGAGAACTGGCTCGGCGGCTTTGA
- the crtD gene encoding C-3',4' desaturase CrtD: MSDSSVIVVGGGIAGLTAAALLARDGVDVTLLEAHQQPGGCAGTFRRGPWVFDVGATQVAGLEPGGSHARLLKHLNMPLPNAELLDPGCVVDLGDGSPPISLWHDPEAWAAERERQFPGSQRFWSLCHQLHSSNWQFAREDPVVTPRSLWDLGTLLRALRPVTLASGLFTGLTIANLLQLCGCGDDQRLRRFLDLQLKLYSQEPADRTAALYGATVLHMAQAPLGLWHLEGSMQVLSNQLVAAIERDGGTVLIKHRVTKLEPSSSGWKVTISTGKSTEQQRSSRDVVCSLPPQCLLELIEPDQLPKGYRKRLQTLHEPSGALVLYGAVRRDALPHPCPGHLQRGCASPGPLFVSISREGDGRAPQGQATLIASVFTPTGDWCRLPEPEYQQRKTEMLKLIQAELNRWLSLGDDAWLHAELATPRGFAGWTGRPNGMVGGLGQHPSRFGPFGLAGRTPMPGLWLCGDSLHPGEGTAGVSLSALNACRQLRAERGQPLSFRS; the protein is encoded by the coding sequence GTGAGCGATTCCAGCGTGATCGTGGTGGGCGGCGGGATCGCTGGCTTAACAGCAGCGGCACTGCTGGCCCGCGACGGCGTCGACGTCACACTGCTGGAAGCGCATCAACAACCGGGGGGGTGTGCCGGAACATTCCGGCGTGGTCCATGGGTGTTCGATGTTGGGGCGACCCAGGTCGCTGGGTTGGAGCCCGGAGGCAGCCATGCGCGACTGCTGAAGCATCTGAACATGCCTCTGCCCAACGCAGAGCTCCTGGACCCAGGTTGTGTGGTCGACCTGGGCGATGGCTCCCCTCCCATTTCGCTCTGGCATGACCCGGAAGCCTGGGCCGCTGAACGTGAGCGTCAATTTCCAGGCAGCCAGCGCTTCTGGAGCCTTTGCCATCAGTTGCATTCCAGCAACTGGCAGTTCGCCAGAGAAGACCCCGTGGTAACACCGCGTTCCCTCTGGGATCTCGGCACATTGCTGCGGGCCCTGCGGCCCGTAACGCTGGCATCGGGACTGTTCACAGGTCTGACCATTGCCAATCTGCTGCAGCTGTGTGGGTGCGGTGACGATCAACGGCTGCGGCGCTTTCTCGACCTCCAGCTGAAGCTGTACTCCCAAGAACCGGCCGATCGAACGGCGGCGCTGTACGGCGCAACCGTCCTGCACATGGCCCAAGCACCGCTCGGGCTCTGGCATCTGGAGGGATCGATGCAGGTGTTGAGCAATCAACTGGTGGCCGCTATTGAGCGCGACGGCGGGACGGTGCTGATCAAGCACCGGGTCACCAAGCTGGAGCCGAGCTCATCCGGTTGGAAGGTGACGATCAGCACCGGCAAAAGCACGGAACAGCAACGCAGCAGCCGGGATGTGGTCTGCAGCCTTCCCCCCCAGTGCCTGCTGGAACTGATCGAGCCGGATCAGCTGCCCAAGGGGTACCGAAAGCGACTGCAGACCCTGCACGAACCGAGTGGTGCGCTGGTGCTTTACGGAGCGGTGAGGCGTGATGCACTTCCACATCCCTGCCCAGGCCATCTCCAGCGGGGCTGCGCATCCCCGGGGCCTCTGTTCGTCTCCATCAGCCGCGAAGGAGATGGGCGTGCGCCCCAGGGGCAGGCCACCTTGATTGCCAGCGTGTTCACACCAACGGGCGACTGGTGCCGCTTGCCGGAACCGGAGTACCAACAGCGCAAAACAGAGATGCTGAAGCTGATCCAAGCCGAGCTGAACCGCTGGCTGTCGCTAGGAGACGACGCCTGGTTGCACGCTGAGCTGGCAACACCAAGGGGCTTCGCCGGCTGGACGGGCCGTCCCAACGGCATGGTCGGGGGCCTTGGGCAGCATCCAAGCCGGTTCGGCCCCTTCGGCCTGGCAGGACGAACGCCCATGCCGGGGCTTTGGCTCTGCGGCGACAGCCTCCATCCGGGCGAGGGCACAGCAGGGGTGAGCCTGTCAGCACTCAACGCCTGCCGGCAGCTCAGGGCCGAGCGGGGACAACCCCTCAGCTTTCGGAGCTGA
- a CDS encoding prephenate/arogenate dehydrogenase, whose amino-acid sequence MAVQPGRVGIVGLGLIGGSLGLDLQARGWTVQGLVHRQATADRAMDRGLVGAVSTDPSCLSDCDLVILALPIPLLLNPPDELVAALPESAVITDVGSVKQPVLEAWRQRHPRFVASHPMAGTALAGVEAGVADLFRGRPWIATPDAATDPAALVQVRDLALSVGGHWLTATASQHDQAVALISHMPVLVSAALLRAVGDERDPDIRQLAMVLASSGFADTSRVGGGNPELGVAMASTNRDAVLRGLAAYRWSLEQLEDAVLQQNWSQLELELRRTQTLRPDFLRAPGEVSSES is encoded by the coding sequence ATGGCGGTGCAACCGGGACGTGTGGGGATCGTCGGCCTTGGATTGATCGGGGGATCCCTTGGCCTGGATCTCCAGGCCAGGGGCTGGACGGTGCAGGGCCTCGTGCATCGCCAGGCCACGGCGGATCGCGCCATGGACCGGGGGCTGGTGGGAGCGGTGTCAACCGATCCCAGCTGCCTCTCGGATTGCGATCTGGTGATCCTGGCCTTGCCCATCCCCTTGCTGCTGAACCCTCCTGATGAGCTCGTCGCTGCTCTGCCCGAATCAGCTGTAATCACCGATGTTGGTTCGGTGAAACAGCCTGTGTTGGAGGCTTGGCGCCAGCGGCATCCCCGCTTTGTGGCCAGTCATCCCATGGCAGGTACAGCCCTGGCGGGCGTTGAGGCTGGGGTGGCGGATCTGTTCCGAGGCCGCCCTTGGATCGCAACTCCCGATGCGGCAACAGACCCCGCTGCCCTGGTCCAGGTGCGTGATCTGGCCCTCAGCGTGGGTGGCCATTGGCTGACGGCCACCGCCTCCCAGCACGACCAGGCTGTGGCTCTGATTTCCCACATGCCGGTGCTGGTGAGTGCTGCGCTGCTGCGGGCCGTGGGAGATGAGCGGGATCCGGACATCCGCCAGCTGGCCATGGTGCTGGCCTCCAGCGGCTTTGCCGACACCAGTCGTGTGGGTGGAGGGAATCCCGAGCTGGGGGTGGCGATGGCCTCCACAAACAGGGATGCGGTGTTGCGCGGCTTGGCGGCCTACCGCTGGAGCCTGGAGCAGCTCGAAGATGCCGTGCTCCAGCAGAACTGGTCTCAGCTTGAGTTGGAACTGCGCCGAACGCAGACCCTGCGCCCGGATTTTTTGAGGGCACCGGGGGAGGTCAGCTCCGAAAGCTGA
- a CDS encoding helicase — MLEAQAHHQIKTLLRQEESDWPHHLTLSRLVARSLRRRDTTLVQLPPSSSERWWLGLLVPLCLAPEAGALVLTDPQRRRLLQLELPRLRNQGLRLPCWQGVTPPEGPQLWLMDVAELIQAHRDGHLGARQLLVPEMDQLSRRMRNALTLEIEHQHWDELRQACPQAESGLLELHDRMSRQLFADATRPDGAVRLKGSAEQALRDLLQLMPASPEPWNTLRSINPAEWSQWAELDHRLLQWRWKLTPLEPLQLLRGVLLDHPCLMFSSNGDNARLDLEFEQAGVVPDVRAILRERELNEPLPLYAPRRQPLPNTRIYAQHLLEESRRLILGQAGLTVVLINDKQLRRQLTSSLAAEFGRRVMQESTAPESNGVVTCTWDWWLEHQEQLPAPAQLIVGMLPIASLDNPLTSARVERLKQQGEDWFRALLLPEALSLIPTAIAPLRRSGGRLAILDGRLRGRSWGDQVLHRLEPWIPLQRLLPE; from the coding sequence ATGTTGGAAGCCCAGGCCCACCATCAGATCAAAACCCTGCTCCGCCAGGAGGAATCGGACTGGCCCCACCACCTGACCCTGAGCCGGCTGGTGGCCAGAAGCCTGAGGCGCCGCGACACGACGCTCGTCCAGCTCCCTCCCAGCAGCAGCGAACGCTGGTGGCTCGGTCTGCTGGTGCCGCTGTGCCTGGCTCCCGAAGCGGGGGCACTGGTGCTGACGGACCCCCAACGCCGGCGCCTGCTCCAGTTGGAATTGCCCCGTCTCCGTAACCAGGGGCTACGGCTTCCCTGCTGGCAGGGAGTGACCCCTCCCGAGGGTCCACAGCTTTGGCTGATGGATGTTGCCGAGCTGATTCAGGCCCATCGCGACGGGCACTTGGGCGCTCGCCAACTGCTGGTCCCGGAGATGGATCAGTTGAGCCGGCGAATGCGCAATGCTCTCACCTTGGAGATCGAGCATCAGCACTGGGACGAGCTGCGCCAGGCCTGCCCCCAGGCTGAATCCGGCTTGCTGGAGCTGCATGACCGCATGAGCCGGCAGCTGTTCGCTGATGCCACGAGGCCCGATGGCGCCGTGCGTCTCAAAGGCTCAGCGGAGCAGGCCCTGCGGGACCTGCTGCAGCTGATGCCAGCTAGCCCCGAGCCGTGGAACACCCTCCGCAGCATCAATCCGGCGGAGTGGAGCCAATGGGCTGAACTGGATCACCGCCTGCTCCAGTGGCGCTGGAAGCTGACCCCCCTCGAACCACTCCAATTGCTGCGGGGGGTGCTGCTGGATCACCCCTGCCTGATGTTCAGCAGCAATGGAGACAACGCCAGGCTGGATCTGGAATTTGAACAGGCCGGTGTTGTCCCCGATGTGCGGGCAATACTGCGGGAACGGGAGCTGAATGAACCGCTCCCCCTCTATGCCCCACGTCGCCAGCCGCTGCCGAACACCCGGATCTACGCCCAACATCTCCTGGAGGAGAGCAGACGGCTCATCCTTGGCCAGGCGGGGCTCACCGTCGTTCTGATCAATGACAAGCAGCTGCGTCGGCAGCTGACCAGCTCCCTGGCAGCGGAGTTCGGACGCCGTGTGATGCAGGAGTCGACGGCACCCGAAAGCAATGGCGTGGTGACCTGCACATGGGACTGGTGGCTGGAGCATCAGGAGCAGCTGCCGGCCCCGGCACAGCTGATTGTCGGCATGCTCCCCATCGCCAGCCTGGACAATCCGCTCACCTCCGCTCGGGTGGAGCGGTTGAAACAGCAGGGAGAGGACTGGTTCCGCGCCCTGTTACTGCCGGAAGCCCTGAGCCTGATCCCTACCGCCATTGCACCGCTGCGACGGAGTGGTGGTCGCCTGGCCATCCTCGACGGCCGTCTCCGAGGGCGCAGCTGGGGTGATCAGGTCCTGCACCGGCTGGAACCTTGGATTCCATTGCAGCGACTGCTGCCGGAGTGA
- a CDS encoding DUF2839 domain-containing protein, producing the protein MGEARRRAAQGLPPRQPKASAKATDTSPRVVPWLPLTRNQTQQFMAVTTRGAWIGIGAMVVLWITVRFIGPAVGWWTLADTP; encoded by the coding sequence ATGGGAGAAGCACGCCGCCGGGCCGCCCAGGGCCTGCCGCCCCGTCAGCCCAAGGCCAGCGCCAAGGCAACGGATACCTCACCACGGGTGGTGCCCTGGCTTCCGCTGACCCGCAACCAAACGCAGCAGTTCATGGCGGTGACCACCCGCGGTGCCTGGATCGGCATTGGCGCGATGGTGGTGCTCTGGATCACGGTGCGCTTCATCGGCCCTGCAGTCGGTTGGTGGACGCTCGCAGATACCCCCTAA
- a CDS encoding DUF1815 family protein, with protein MFPRLAEHYRSVVEDLVMSLQALASNLQSAGFTATCYSCGDGRDGQGASFVADIGDGHMVRFLVSDFGISWVESRNGRELVKLDGAEAIQELQRMADLAQEGQARAMQPLAQTA; from the coding sequence ATGTTTCCGCGTTTAGCCGAGCACTACAGATCTGTCGTTGAAGATCTGGTGATGAGCCTGCAGGCCCTTGCCAGCAACCTTCAAAGCGCGGGCTTCACAGCCACTTGCTATTCCTGTGGCGACGGCCGCGATGGCCAGGGCGCTTCGTTTGTGGCTGACATCGGCGATGGCCATATGGTGCGCTTTCTTGTCTCCGACTTCGGCATCAGCTGGGTTGAATCCCGCAACGGCCGGGAGCTTGTGAAATTGGATGGGGCCGAAGCCATCCAGGAATTGCAGAGAATGGCAGATCTGGCCCAGGAGGGCCAGGCCCGCGCCATGCAGCCCCTGGCCCAGACCGCCTGA
- the recA gene encoding recombinase RecA: MPADMKSGASDPRSSGERDKALNLVLGQIERNFGKGSIMRLGDASRMRVETISTGALTLDLALGGGYPKGRVVEIYGPESSGKTTLTLHAIAEVQKRGGVAAFVDAEHALDPVYAASLGVDVENLLVSQPDTGEMALEIVDQLVRSAAVDLVVVDSVAALTPRAEIEGEMGDLAVGAQARLMSQAMRKITGNIGKSGCTVIFLNQLRLKIGVTYGNPETTTGGNALKFYASVRLDIRRIQTLKKGTEEFGIRAKVKVAKNKVAPPFRIAEFDILFGRGISTLGCLLDLAEETGVVVRKGAWYSYEGDNIGQGRDNTIAWMEENPEPTATIETLVRQKLTEGSEVKANSVRPLAAAAKTAAADKSAPAKDSEAAA, translated from the coding sequence ATGCCTGCAGATATGAAATCCGGCGCTTCCGATCCCCGTTCCTCCGGCGAGAGGGACAAGGCGCTGAATCTGGTGTTGGGTCAGATCGAGCGCAACTTCGGCAAAGGATCGATCATGCGGTTGGGCGATGCCTCCCGCATGCGGGTGGAGACGATTTCCACCGGTGCTCTGACCCTTGACCTCGCTTTGGGTGGTGGTTACCCGAAGGGTCGCGTGGTGGAGATCTACGGCCCGGAAAGTTCTGGTAAAACCACGCTCACTCTGCACGCGATTGCTGAAGTGCAGAAGCGTGGTGGTGTGGCGGCCTTCGTGGATGCGGAGCATGCCCTGGATCCCGTCTATGCCGCTTCTCTGGGCGTCGATGTCGAGAACCTGCTGGTCTCCCAGCCCGACACCGGTGAGATGGCGCTGGAGATCGTTGATCAGTTGGTGCGATCCGCGGCTGTGGACCTCGTCGTCGTCGACTCGGTGGCGGCCCTCACCCCCCGTGCTGAGATCGAAGGTGAGATGGGAGACCTGGCGGTTGGCGCCCAAGCGCGTCTGATGAGTCAGGCGATGCGGAAGATCACCGGCAACATCGGCAAGTCGGGTTGCACCGTCATCTTCCTCAACCAGTTGCGTCTCAAGATTGGTGTGACCTACGGCAACCCAGAGACCACCACTGGAGGCAACGCGCTCAAGTTCTATGCCTCGGTTCGCCTCGACATCCGCCGGATTCAGACGCTCAAAAAGGGGACCGAGGAATTCGGCATCAGGGCCAAGGTGAAAGTGGCGAAAAATAAGGTGGCGCCACCCTTCCGCATTGCCGAATTCGACATTCTCTTCGGCCGCGGCATCAGCACCCTGGGATGCCTGCTTGACCTGGCTGAAGAGACGGGTGTCGTCGTCCGTAAGGGCGCTTGGTACAGCTACGAGGGCGACAACATCGGTCAGGGTCGCGACAACACCATCGCTTGGATGGAGGAGAACCCGGAACCAACGGCCACCATCGAAACGCTGGTACGTCAGAAACTGACAGAGGGCTCTGAGGTGAAGGCGAATTCCGTGAGGCCCCTTGCTGCTGCTGCGAAGACGGCTGCTGCCGATAAGTCAGCTCCGGCCAAGGACTCAGAGGCGGCGGCCTGA
- a CDS encoding HAD family hydrolase, with the protein MNDRPLLVFDFDGVIVDGMAEYWWSAWHASCRLEAAPEGLTPDQMPDAFRQLRPWVHHGWEMVLLAAELPVLNLQVWLQSYGEAQASALQRRGWQPEQLQAALDASRDQAVRQNRSAWLALHRPFPGLVERLQQLEAEGVDWSVLTTKTQAFTAELLNGLGLNPWRLDGREAGAKPQVLLQLQQQRRLCGFVEDRRATLEAVRSTPGLEQLPCFLVSWGYLRPQDQSDLPSGIALLHPDRFRTPLAQWP; encoded by the coding sequence ATGAATGATCGACCCCTGCTGGTCTTCGATTTCGACGGGGTCATCGTCGATGGCATGGCGGAGTACTGGTGGAGTGCTTGGCATGCCAGTTGTCGTCTTGAGGCTGCCCCCGAGGGCTTGACGCCTGATCAGATGCCAGACGCCTTCCGTCAGCTGCGGCCGTGGGTGCATCACGGTTGGGAGATGGTGCTGCTGGCCGCAGAGCTGCCAGTGCTGAACCTTCAGGTTTGGCTGCAGTCCTATGGGGAGGCACAGGCCTCGGCACTGCAACGGCGTGGATGGCAGCCAGAGCAGCTGCAGGCAGCACTCGATGCCTCCAGAGATCAAGCCGTTCGGCAGAACCGTTCCGCCTGGTTGGCCCTGCATCGACCTTTCCCCGGCCTGGTGGAGCGGCTGCAGCAGTTGGAGGCTGAGGGGGTGGACTGGTCTGTTCTGACCACCAAAACCCAGGCCTTCACTGCCGAGCTGCTGAACGGCCTTGGCCTGAATCCCTGGCGCCTGGATGGTCGTGAGGCTGGCGCCAAACCTCAGGTTCTGCTCCAGCTTCAGCAGCAGCGAAGGCTGTGTGGCTTTGTGGAAGACCGCCGCGCGACGCTGGAGGCAGTGCGCTCAACACCAGGCTTGGAACAGCTGCCCTGTTTTCTGGTGAGTTGGGGCTATCTTCGCCCGCAGGATCAGAGCGATCTTCCGTCCGGGATTGCGTTGCTCCATCCGGATCGTTTTCGGACCCCCCTGGCGCAATGGCCCTGA